Proteins encoded together in one Salmo trutta chromosome 3, fSalTru1.1, whole genome shotgun sequence window:
- the LOC115176779 gene encoding cornifelin, whose amino-acid sequence MSNPVITHQPGAGSYGTNVQTGKWSTGLCSCCSDILVCALGFICPLALGCYTANKYGENACLACVPGGMTAMRTHMRLTYGIQGTICNDALMTCCCGLFEMCRMAREIRIRNGDV is encoded by the exons ATGTCGAACCCAGTCATCACCCACCAGCCAGGAGCAGGCTCTTATGGGACAAATGTGCAGACGGGCAAGTGGAGCACTGGGCTGTGCTCCTGCTGCAGTGACATCCTAGTCT GTGCCTTGGGCTTCATCTGCCCACTAGCATTGGGTTGCTACACAGCTAACAAGTATGGTGAGAACGCATGCCTGGCCTGTGTTCCAGGAGGCATGACAGCCATGAGGACACACATGAGATTGACCTATGGGATTCAG GGGACGATATGCAATGATGCGTTGATGACCTGTTGCTGTGGATTATTTGAGATGTGCAGGATGGCCCGTGAAATTCGCATCAGGAATGGGGACGTTTGA